In Megalobrama amblycephala isolate DHTTF-2021 linkage group LG10, ASM1881202v1, whole genome shotgun sequence, one DNA window encodes the following:
- the LOC125276619 gene encoding toll-like receptor 4 produces MSFFTISAFMICFSIVAGESCTEITENLHYSCMGRNLSSIPPSIPSSVQTLDFSFNVMKYLQKTVFPVLSFLRVLDLSRCHIKHIENYAFYNVKNLTSLILTGNPVTYFGPGCLNSLHNLQRLVLVDVGLVSLPLQMDNLTKLRELRVGTNNIQSVCLPPFMSSFKDLSLLDLHANNISIIKTDHTVVLRKIGRNMTLILSRNPLLYIEPGAFKDVHLRQLDIRSAFVSFAAQKVGLKALYGLNVKKMLFGKFRGDFKFEYSDANILDGLCSIFFQEVYYYISDRPDELISIFPCMINATIVVVKNGVIGDMEYVFFHELKELYLISNHIAILPGKQLSHLHTLEKLVITYNSELFSAATFIDMPKLQYVDLSSNRITLKRCCSTLLSGTPQIRYLNLSLNAEIDLDVGAFDGLDSLEILDFHHTKVVDMGCLSVLSNLKYLRYLDVSYSSITYTNIYCFYGLSSLNVLKMAGNNFQGDVVRYLFNNLTVLEHLDLSYCHVVEVHSSSFKNLQRLRLLNLRGNNLMAVDFLTHSNLKQLTSFYVDKNSITSIPLDVLQKLPTNLSEFDLSFNPIDCSCSQTDFIFWIIKNQNILKQAENIFCQSFSLSSDFRAADFDIDSCVHKKRLIIVLSVCFVILVVVLSVLAYRFQFYLQYCCILMRGYRSPAQQECSYDAFVIFSSYDEVWVMNELMENLENGVPPIHLCLHMRDFQAGKSIASNIIDEGIMGSRKVIVVVSQHFIDSAWCRFEFELAQSRFIMERNANIIIIILEDVEERKTKKVFGLHKHLKKNTYLKWSREPLSNMRFWIRLRRAIIATKQ; encoded by the exons ATGAGTTTCTTCACTATTAGTGCTTTCATGATATGTTTTTCCATAGTTGCTGGAGAATCATGCACTGAA ATTACAGAGAATCTGCACTACTCATGCATGGGAAGAAACCTCAGCTCCATACCACCAAGTATTCCTTCATCTGTTCAAACTCTGGATTTTagttttaatgttatgaaatattTACAGAAGACTGTATTCCCAGTTTTGTCTTTTCTGCGAGTTCTTGATCTGTCAAG ATGTCACATCAAGCACATTGAAAATTATGCTTTCTACAATGTGAAGAATTTGACTTCTTTGATTCTCACTGGAAACCCTGTTACATATTTTGGACCTGGATGCTTGAATTCTTTACATAATCTACAGAGACTAGTTCTTGTGGATGTTGGTCTCGTGTCCTTACCGCTTCAAATGGATAACCTAACCAAGCTACGGGAACTTAGAGTTGGAACAAATAACATCCAGTCTGTCTGTCTCCCTCCATTCATGAGCTCCTTTAAAGACTTAAGTTTACTTGATCTACATGCCAATAATATATCCATCATCAAGACTGATCACACTGTTGTGTTGCGAAAGATTGGCAGAAACATGACTTTGATTCTTTCTAGGAATCCATTATTATACATTGAACCAGGAGCTTTCAAAGATGTTCATCTCAGACAGCTGGATATCCGATCTGCCTTTGTTTCATTTGCTGCTCAGAAAGTTGGTCTAAAAGCTCTATATGGtcttaatgtaaaaaaaatgttatttggaAAATTCAGGGGAGATTTCAAATTTGAATACTCAGATGCTAATATTTTAGATGGCCTTTGCTCTATTTTTTTCCAGGaagtatattattatattagtgATAGGCCTGATGAACTAATTTCAATCTTTCCCTGTATGATTAATGCTACAATTGTGGTTGTGAAGAATGGTGTAATTGGTGATATGGAGtatgtattttttcatgaaCTCAAGGAGCTTTACTTGATTTCCAATCACATAGCTATTTTGCCAGGTAAACAACTGTCACATCTCCATACTTTAGAAAAACTAGTAATTACGTACAACAGCGAACTTTTTAGTGCTGCAACCTTCATAGACATGCCTAAGCTTCAGTATGTGGATCTGAGCTCTAACCGGATAACTTTAAAACGATGCTGCTCGACACTTTTATCTGGCACCCCTCAAATCAGGTATTTGAATTTAAGTCTAAATGCAGAAATTGATCTTGATGTAGGAGCATTTGATGGACTTGATTCCCTTGAGATTCTAGATTTCCACCATACAAAAGTTGTAGATATGGGATGTCTTTCAGTTTTGTCTAACTTAAAGTATTTGAGGTATCTGGATGTTTCTTATTCAAGTATCACTTACACTAACATATATTGCTTTTATGGACTGAGCAGTCTTAATGTTCTCAAGATGGCTGGCAATAATTTTCAGGGTGATGTAGtaagatatttatttaataatctcACAGTTCTAGAGCACCTTGACTTGTCTTACTGTCATGTGGTAGAGGTACACTCGAGCTCTTTTAAAAATCTTCAAAGGCTTAGACTTTTGAATCTCAGAGGAAACAATTTAATGGCTGTAGATTTTCTTACCCACTCAAACCTGAAACAATTAACATCATTTTATGTAGATAAAAACAGCATTACTAGCATCCCACTTGATGTTCTCCAAAAGTTGCCAACAAACCTTTCAGAGTTTGATTTGTCCTTCAACCCCATCGACTGCTCCTGTTCCCAGACAGATTTTATTTTCTGGATTATCAAAAACCAGAACATTTTGAAGCAAgcagaaaatattttttgtcaatCTTTTTCACTAAGCTCAGATTTTCGAGCAGCGGACTTTGACATTGACAGCTGTGTGCACAAGAAAAGACTCATAATTGttttatcagtatgttttgttATATTAGTAGTCGTGTTATCAGTCTTGGCTTATAGGTTCCAGTTTTATCTTCAGTATTGCTGTATTCTAATGAGAGGCTACAGATCACCTGCACAACAAGAATGTTCCTATGACGCATTTGTGATTTTCTCCAGCTATGATGAAGTCTGGGTCATGAATGAACTGATGGAGAATCTGGAGAACGGTGTTCCACCTATTCATCTTTGCCTTCACATGCGGGACTTTCAAGCAGGGAAGTCCATCGCCTCCAACATTATCGATGAAGGAATAATGGGCAGTCGAAAAGTCATTGTGGTTGTGTCTCAACACTTCATTGATAGCGCCTGGTGTCGCTTTGAGTTTGAATTGGCTCAGTCCCGGTTTATTATGGAACGCAATgccaacatcatcatcatcatactGGAAGATGTGGAAGAGAGGAAGACTAAGAAAGTGTTTGGTCTTCATAAGCATCTGAAAAAGAATACATACCTGAAGTGGAGCAGGGAACCTTTGAGTAACATGAGATTCTGGATACGGCTCAGGAGAGCTATTATTGCCACAAAGCAATAA